A window of the Agrococcus jejuensis genome harbors these coding sequences:
- a CDS encoding 2-keto-4-pentenoate hydratase: protein MTTPASGRGLDDATVTTLADELAEATRTRGTVERLSARHPGMTVDDSYAVQRIWRSRREADGHRVVGRKIGLTSKVMQVATGITEPDYGVIFDDQVFESGSVLDFDRYSNVRIEVELAFVLGAPLGAGATEADVLAATEWVVPALEVLDSHIQMEGRTIVDTISDNAALGAMVVGGTRVRPADVDLRWVGAMLSRNGEIEDSGVSGAVLGHPARGVAWLAGKVGAHGDRLEAGEIVLAGSFTKPMWVERGDEIACDYRDLGVITCRFD from the coding sequence GTGACGACGCCCGCCTCGGGCCGGGGTCTCGACGACGCCACCGTCACGACGCTCGCCGACGAGCTCGCCGAGGCCACGCGCACGCGCGGCACGGTCGAGCGGCTCTCGGCACGGCATCCGGGCATGACGGTCGACGACTCGTACGCGGTGCAGCGCATCTGGCGCTCGCGGCGCGAGGCCGACGGCCACCGCGTCGTGGGTCGAAAGATCGGGCTCACGAGCAAGGTCATGCAGGTGGCGACCGGCATCACCGAGCCCGACTACGGCGTGATCTTCGACGACCAGGTGTTCGAGTCGGGATCCGTGCTCGACTTCGACCGGTACTCGAACGTGCGCATCGAGGTCGAGCTCGCGTTCGTGCTCGGCGCGCCCCTCGGCGCGGGCGCGACGGAGGCCGACGTGCTCGCCGCGACCGAGTGGGTCGTGCCGGCGCTCGAGGTGCTCGACTCGCACATCCAGATGGAGGGGCGCACGATCGTCGACACCATCAGCGACAACGCGGCGCTCGGCGCGATGGTCGTGGGTGGCACGCGCGTGCGTCCGGCGGACGTCGACCTGCGCTGGGTCGGGGCGATGCTGTCGAGGAACGGCGAGATCGAGGACTCGGGCGTCTCGGGCGCCGTGCTCGGGCATCCCGCGCGCGGCGTCGCGTGGCTCGCCGGCAAGGTCGGCGCGCACGGCGACCGGCTCGAGGCGGGCGAGATCGTGCTGGCAGGATCGTTCACGAAGCCCATGTGGGTCGAGCGCGGCGACGAGATCGCCTGCGACTACCGCGATCTTGGAGTCATCACGTGCCGATTCGACTGA
- a CDS encoding type II toxin-antitoxin system Phd/YefM family antitoxin — MTTITSREFNRDVSAAKRAAEHGPVTITDHGRPSHVLLTAAEFARLSGALEAVGDRLWARDGIQIDLDLPARTVEPPRELDL, encoded by the coding sequence ATGACCACGATCACGAGTCGCGAGTTCAACCGCGACGTGTCGGCCGCGAAGCGCGCCGCCGAGCACGGACCCGTCACGATCACCGACCACGGGCGCCCGTCGCACGTGCTGCTGACGGCTGCCGAGTTCGCCCGGCTCTCGGGTGCGCTCGAGGCCGTCGGCGATCGCCTCTGGGCGCGCGACGGCATCCAGATCGACCTCGACCTGCCCGCCCGCACGGTCGAGCCGCCGCGCGAGCTCGACCTGTGA
- a CDS encoding peroxidase-related enzyme (This protein belongs to a clade of uncharacterized proteins related to peroxidases such as the alkylhydroperoxidase AhpD.) translates to MSTRDVLGDLLAASPSTAAARAARPEVVAQTQAAYDGLFATPQVLPTATLQAFAAIVARWQGSGPLADWHVAQGADPALLGDDLPADSRLRLLVEHLDIVTVAPALGTHEDQHVLAIGGITPDEIVLISQLVAATSHVVRVLAGYAAIDGRTLPEAAAPARTPHTRGREKDLGGRTIGGEQKPIAYTQEQLRWIPWVAAPEEDDLTPEQVDSFAAKATTNSVYFRLLSRVPAVLKARSAIDNAVFLGDHGLPRAERELAAAVASKVNDCIYCASVHARKATFQSKRSDDVDLLLAAELERDADWQPTDVAPLSAGQDERWAAIVDAAAHLSTLRPSLAPAHLDRLRALGVDNAALGDLVDATAFFAWANRLMLTLGEPALPVPATR, encoded by the coding sequence ATGTCTACTCGCGACGTCCTCGGCGATCTGCTCGCCGCGAGCCCCTCCACCGCTGCCGCGCGCGCGGCCCGACCCGAGGTCGTGGCGCAGACGCAGGCCGCCTACGACGGCCTCTTCGCGACGCCGCAGGTGCTGCCCACCGCGACGCTGCAGGCCTTCGCGGCGATCGTCGCGCGCTGGCAGGGCAGCGGCCCACTCGCCGACTGGCACGTCGCGCAGGGCGCCGACCCGGCGCTGCTCGGCGACGACCTGCCCGCCGACTCCCGCCTGCGCCTGCTCGTCGAGCACCTCGACATCGTCACCGTCGCGCCGGCGCTCGGCACGCACGAGGACCAGCACGTGCTCGCGATCGGCGGCATCACGCCCGACGAGATCGTGCTCATCAGCCAGCTCGTCGCCGCGACGAGCCACGTCGTCCGCGTCCTCGCCGGCTACGCCGCCATCGACGGCCGCACGCTGCCCGAGGCCGCAGCCCCGGCCCGCACGCCGCACACGCGCGGCCGCGAGAAGGACCTCGGTGGCCGCACGATCGGCGGCGAGCAGAAGCCCATCGCGTACACGCAGGAGCAGCTGCGGTGGATCCCGTGGGTCGCGGCCCCCGAGGAGGACGATCTCACGCCCGAGCAGGTCGACTCGTTCGCCGCGAAGGCGACGACGAACAGCGTCTACTTCCGACTGCTGTCGCGCGTGCCCGCCGTGCTCAAGGCGCGCTCCGCGATCGACAACGCCGTCTTCCTCGGCGATCACGGCCTGCCGCGCGCCGAGCGCGAGCTCGCCGCCGCCGTCGCGAGCAAGGTCAACGACTGCATCTACTGCGCGTCGGTGCACGCTCGCAAGGCGACGTTCCAGTCGAAGCGCTCCGACGACGTCGACCTGCTGCTCGCCGCCGAGCTCGAGCGCGACGCCGACTGGCAGCCGACCGACGTCGCCCCGCTGAGCGCCGGGCAGGACGAGCGCTGGGCCGCGATCGTCGACGCCGCCGCGCACCTGTCGACGCTGCGCCCGAGCCTCGCGCCCGCGCACCTCGACCGCCTCCGCGCGCTCGGCGTCGACAACGCCGCGCTCGGCGACCTCGTCGACGCCACGGCGTTCTTCG
- a CDS encoding type II toxin-antitoxin system VapC family toxin translates to MRHLLDTNVLSDARRRRSPSLETWIAAQPVGELAISAVTILELERGIRRLERTDADGARPLRRWLDDDVVPLFDGRILPVDARVAAAAAALHVPDPMPEMDALIAATALVHDLTLVTRNVGDFRRTTLRVLDPSA, encoded by the coding sequence GTGAGGCACCTGCTCGACACGAACGTGCTCAGCGACGCGCGCCGACGCCGCTCGCCGAGCCTCGAGACCTGGATCGCGGCGCAGCCGGTGGGTGAGCTCGCGATCAGCGCCGTCACGATCCTCGAGCTCGAGCGGGGCATTCGCCGCCTCGAGCGCACGGACGCGGACGGAGCGCGACCGCTGCGACGCTGGCTCGACGACGACGTCGTGCCGCTGTTCGACGGTCGCATCCTGCCGGTCGACGCCCGCGTCGCCGCGGCTGCGGCCGCACTGCACGTGCCCGACCCGATGCCCGAGATGGATGCGCTCATCGCCGCGACGGCCCTCGTGCACGACCTCACGCTCGTCACCCGCAACGTCGGCGACTTCCGTCGCACGACGCTGCGGGTGCTCGACCCGTCGGCGTAG
- a CDS encoding aldo/keto reductase, whose protein sequence is MDTFTLSNGVTLPAIGFGVFQSSPAETAEAVETALRVGYRHVDTAAAYGNEREVGEGLRASGVDRADVVVETKIWATDYGYDETLHAFDKATGKLGLEQLDVLILHQVAANLFDRTIASYEALERLLADGRVRAIGVSNFPIHRLEQLMDATEVVPHLNQVELHPYHSQPALQAFHREHGILTQAWSPIGGITFYPGPWGDRRSVMDDETLQAIAAEHSVTPAQVMLRWHVQQGRQAIPKSTNPERIAQNLDVDGFALTDAQLASIDALDTGSPSGPEPEREFTPEMLRPIPEA, encoded by the coding sequence ATGGACACCTTCACGCTCTCCAACGGCGTCACGCTGCCGGCCATCGGCTTCGGCGTCTTCCAGTCGAGCCCCGCCGAGACGGCCGAGGCCGTCGAGACCGCCCTGCGCGTCGGCTACCGACACGTCGACACCGCCGCCGCGTACGGCAACGAGCGCGAGGTCGGCGAGGGCCTGCGCGCCTCAGGCGTCGACCGCGCCGACGTCGTCGTCGAGACGAAGATCTGGGCGACCGACTACGGCTACGACGAGACGCTGCACGCGTTCGACAAGGCCACGGGCAAGCTCGGCCTCGAGCAGCTCGACGTGCTGATCCTGCACCAGGTCGCCGCCAACCTCTTCGACCGCACCATCGCCTCCTACGAGGCCCTCGAGCGGCTGCTCGCCGACGGCCGCGTGCGGGCGATCGGCGTCAGCAACTTCCCCATCCACCGCCTCGAGCAGCTCATGGACGCGACCGAGGTCGTGCCGCACCTCAACCAGGTCGAGCTGCACCCGTACCACTCGCAGCCGGCGCTGCAGGCGTTCCACCGTGAGCACGGCATCCTCACGCAGGCGTGGTCGCCCATCGGCGGCATCACGTTCTACCCCGGGCCGTGGGGCGACCGACGCAGCGTCATGGACGACGAGACGCTGCAGGCCATCGCCGCCGAGCACAGCGTCACGCCTGCGCAGGTGATGCTGCGCTGGCACGTGCAGCAGGGTCGCCAGGCGATCCCCAAGTCGACGAACCCCGAGCGCATCGCGCAGAACCTCGACGTGGATGGGTTCGCGCTGACGGATGCGCAGCTCGCGAGCATCGACGCGCTCGACACGGGCTCGCCGAGCGGCCCTGAGCCCGAGCGCGAGTTCACGCCCGAGATGCTGCGCCCCATCCCCGAGGCGTAG
- the hpaD gene encoding 3,4-dihydroxyphenylacetate 2,3-dioxygenase, translated as MTAITANPNPIPTPTAPAPDIVRCASMELVVTDLAASRAFYVDVLGLHVTEEDDEAIYLRSFEEFIHHNLILRKGPVAAVAAFSYRVRTPEDVDKAEAWFQELGCRTERRRDGFVKGLGDSVRVQDPLGFPYEFFYEVEHVERLHMRYDLYSAGELVRLDHFNQVTPDVPRGRGYLEDLGFRVTEDIKDDQGVTYAAWMHRKGTVHDTALTGGAGPRMHHVAFSTHEKHNIIQICDKLGALRMSDHIERGPGRHGVSNAFYLYITDPDGHRIEIYTQDYWTGDPDNPTITWDVHDNQRRDWWGNPVVPSWYTEASFVLDLDGNVVETVERTDSSEMEVTIGADGFSYTRADDEDGTYRGQASKGFKIGNQL; from the coding sequence ATGACCGCCATCACGGCCAACCCGAACCCCATCCCCACGCCCACGGCTCCGGCGCCCGACATCGTGCGCTGCGCATCCATGGAGCTCGTCGTCACCGACCTCGCCGCCAGCCGCGCGTTCTACGTCGACGTGCTCGGCCTGCACGTGACCGAGGAGGACGACGAGGCGATCTACCTGCGCTCGTTCGAGGAGTTCATCCACCACAACCTCATCCTGCGCAAGGGTCCCGTCGCCGCCGTCGCCGCGTTCTCGTACCGCGTGCGCACCCCCGAGGACGTCGACAAGGCGGAGGCGTGGTTCCAGGAGCTCGGATGCCGCACCGAGCGCCGCCGCGACGGCTTCGTCAAGGGCCTCGGCGACAGCGTGCGCGTGCAGGACCCGCTGGGCTTCCCCTACGAGTTCTTCTACGAGGTCGAGCACGTCGAGCGCCTGCACATGCGCTACGACCTGTACTCGGCCGGCGAGCTCGTGCGCCTCGACCACTTCAACCAGGTCACGCCCGACGTGCCGCGCGGCCGCGGCTACCTCGAGGACCTCGGCTTCCGCGTCACCGAGGACATCAAGGACGACCAGGGCGTCACGTACGCCGCGTGGATGCACCGCAAGGGCACCGTGCACGACACCGCGCTCACGGGCGGCGCCGGCCCGCGCATGCACCACGTCGCGTTCTCGACGCACGAGAAGCACAACATCATCCAGATCTGCGACAAGCTCGGCGCGCTGCGCATGAGCGACCACATCGAGCGCGGCCCCGGCCGCCACGGCGTCTCGAACGCGTTCTACCTCTACATCACCGACCCCGACGGACACCGGATCGAGATCTACACCCAGGACTACTGGACGGGCGACCCCGACAACCCCACGATCACGTGGGACGTGCACGACAACCAGCGCCGCGACTGGTGGGGCAACCCCGTCGTGCCGTCCTGGTACACCGAGGCTTCGTTCGTGCTCGACCTCGACGGCAACGTCGTCGAGACCGTGGAGCGCACGGACTCCTCCGAGATGGAGGTGACGATCGGCGCCGACGGCTTCTCGTACACGCGCGCCGACGACGAGGACGGCACGTACCGCGGCCAGGCGTCGAAGGGCTTCAAGATCGGCAACCAGCTGTGA
- a CDS encoding DUF1304 domain-containing protein: MIVVAAVLAALAALVHVYIFVLETIRWTEPATRRIFGTTEETAAITKPLAANQGVYNLLLAIVAAAGVVLVLVADPTSGERAAGDALLTAGLGSMLVAALYLVTTDRSKLRAAAVQGTLPLLGLLALLVATLTA; encoded by the coding sequence ATGATCGTCGTCGCCGCCGTGCTCGCCGCCCTCGCGGCCCTCGTGCACGTCTACATCTTCGTGCTCGAGACCATCCGCTGGACGGAGCCCGCGACGCGGCGCATCTTCGGCACGACCGAGGAGACCGCGGCGATCACGAAGCCGCTCGCCGCGAACCAGGGCGTCTACAACCTGCTGCTCGCGATCGTCGCGGCCGCTGGCGTCGTGCTCGTGCTCGTCGCCGACCCGACGTCGGGGGAGCGCGCGGCGGGGGATGCGCTGCTCACGGCCGGGCTCGGATCCATGCTCGTCGCCGCGCTGTACCTCGTGACGACCGACCGGTCGAAGCTGCGCGCTGCCGCTGTGCAGGGCACGTTGCCGCTGCTCGGGCTGCTGGCGCTGCTCGTGGCGACGCTCACCGCATAG
- a CDS encoding HpcH/HpaI aldolase family protein, whose protein sequence is MPIRLKPTFADRLTSADRALVGVWTAASSPITAEIMAGSGADLVLVDGEHSPIGIDGLMGVLQAIEPYDATAVVRVPWNDAVIIKQVLDAGAQSLVVPMVSTESEAIAAVQAMRYPPRGIRGIGSMLARASRWSAVPDYVATAHELVALAVQIETVEGVANAAAIAAVEGVDAIFVGPADLAGSMGFPPASEVRDAVVSVIEAGRAAGTPVGVNAFAPADADHYLAAGAAFVVVAADVTLLAASARAAVGRLVPTDGETGTY, encoded by the coding sequence GTGCCGATTCGACTGAAGCCGACGTTCGCCGATCGCCTGACGAGCGCCGACCGCGCGCTCGTGGGCGTGTGGACGGCGGCGTCGAGCCCCATCACGGCCGAGATCATGGCCGGGTCGGGCGCCGACCTCGTGCTCGTCGACGGCGAGCACTCCCCCATCGGCATCGACGGCCTCATGGGCGTGCTGCAGGCGATCGAGCCGTACGACGCGACCGCGGTCGTGCGCGTGCCGTGGAACGACGCCGTCATCATCAAGCAGGTGCTGGATGCGGGCGCGCAGAGCCTCGTCGTGCCGATGGTGTCGACGGAGTCCGAGGCGATCGCCGCCGTGCAGGCCATGCGGTACCCGCCGCGCGGCATCCGCGGCATCGGCTCGATGCTCGCCCGCGCATCCCGCTGGTCGGCCGTGCCCGACTACGTCGCGACGGCGCACGAGCTCGTGGCCCTCGCGGTGCAGATCGAGACCGTGGAGGGCGTCGCGAACGCCGCCGCCATCGCGGCGGTCGAGGGCGTCGACGCGATCTTCGTCGGCCCCGCCGACCTCGCAGGGTCGATGGGCTTCCCGCCCGCGTCCGAGGTACGAGATGCGGTCGTCTCGGTCATCGAGGCCGGTCGTGCGGCGGGCACGCCCGTCGGCGTCAACGCCTTCGCGCCCGCCGACGCTGACCACTACCTCGCGGCCGGCGCCGCGTTCGTGGTCGTCGCGGCCGACGTCACGCTGCTCGCCGCGAGCGCCCGCGCCGCCGTGGGCCGCCTCGTGCCGACCGACGGCGAGACCGGCACGTACTGA
- a CDS encoding NAD(P)-dependent oxidoreductase encodes MKVLVPSSVSLDLPGHDVVVFDPAEPIPVEHRDAEALVEWVLPADRLAEAARDLPRLRLVQTLSAGPDAIAGAGFGADVALASGRSLHDATVAEHALAMLLALVRDLPRLAAAQAEGRWDDAYRTDQADPETGGWFTLDGAHVAIWGFGGIAQRLAPMLEALGARVTGVARSTGERGGYPVVSHDLLPELLPRVDVLVSILPATAATDGVVDAGILAALPDHALFVNVGRGAVVDEPALRAALEQRSIRAAAIDVTRVEPLPAGDPLWTTPNLLITPHVAGGRPRGAAALVLENLAAIAADEPVRNRVER; translated from the coding sequence ATGAAGGTGCTGGTGCCGTCGTCCGTCTCCCTCGACCTGCCTGGTCACGACGTCGTGGTCTTCGACCCCGCCGAGCCGATCCCGGTCGAGCATCGGGATGCGGAGGCGCTCGTCGAGTGGGTGCTGCCCGCCGACCGGCTCGCCGAGGCCGCGCGCGACCTGCCGCGCCTGCGGCTCGTGCAGACGCTGTCGGCCGGACCCGACGCCATCGCCGGTGCGGGCTTCGGCGCCGACGTCGCCCTCGCATCGGGCCGCTCGCTGCACGACGCGACGGTCGCCGAGCACGCGCTCGCGATGCTGCTCGCCCTCGTGCGCGACCTGCCGCGCCTCGCCGCTGCGCAGGCCGAGGGGCGGTGGGACGACGCGTACCGCACCGACCAGGCCGACCCCGAGACGGGCGGATGGTTCACGCTCGACGGCGCGCACGTCGCGATCTGGGGCTTCGGCGGCATCGCGCAGCGCCTCGCGCCCATGCTCGAGGCGCTCGGCGCCCGCGTGACGGGCGTCGCCCGCTCGACGGGCGAGCGCGGCGGCTACCCGGTCGTCTCGCACGACCTGCTGCCCGAGCTGCTGCCGCGCGTCGACGTGCTCGTGTCGATCCTGCCCGCGACGGCCGCGACCGACGGCGTCGTCGACGCCGGCATCCTCGCGGCGCTGCCCGACCACGCGCTCTTCGTCAACGTCGGCCGCGGCGCCGTCGTCGACGAGCCCGCGCTGCGCGCCGCGCTCGAGCAGCGCAGCATCCGCGCCGCCGCGATCGACGTCACGCGCGTCGAGCCGCTGCCCGCAGGCGACCCGCTGTGGACGACGCCGAACCTGCTCATCACGCCGCACGTCGCGGGCGGCCGGCCGCGCGGCGCCGCAGCACTGGTGCTCGAGAACCTCGCGGCGATCGCCGCCGACGAGCCCGTGCGCAACCGCGTCGAGCGCTAG
- the hpaE gene encoding 5-carboxymethyl-2-hydroxymuconate semialdehyde dehydrogenase, whose protein sequence is MTNRPANLPTHLQHHIGGKAVDSIGGETFEVIDPVTNEPYATAAAGQQADVDAAVAAATLAFEEGPWPRMKARERARILMRIADVVASRDAELAQYESFDSGLPITQAKGQAQRAAENFRFFADLIVAQRDDAYKVPGQQLNYVNRKPKGVAGLITPWNTPFMLESWKLAPALASGCTVVLKPAEFTPLSASLWAGIFAEAGLPDGVFNLVHGIGEDAGDALVKHPDVPLISFTGESSTGQLIFRNCAEHLKAMSMELGGKSPAVVFADADLDAAIDSTLFGVFSLNGERCTAGSRILVERAVYDEFVERYAERAKRIVVGDPSDPRTEVGALVHPEHYDKVMSYVEIGRGEGRLVAGGGRPEGLDTGNYVAPTVFADVPPTARIFQEEIFGPVVGITPFDSDEEALTLANDTRYGLAAYVWTNDLTRAHTFAQSIEAGMVWLNSHNVRDLRSPFGGVKASGLGHEGGYRSLDFYSDQQAVHITLGDVHTARFGAH, encoded by the coding sequence ATGACGAACCGTCCTGCGAACCTGCCCACCCACCTGCAGCACCACATCGGCGGCAAGGCCGTCGACTCGATCGGCGGCGAGACGTTCGAGGTCATCGACCCCGTCACGAACGAGCCCTACGCGACCGCCGCCGCCGGCCAGCAGGCCGACGTCGACGCCGCCGTCGCCGCGGCCACGCTCGCGTTCGAGGAGGGGCCGTGGCCGCGCATGAAGGCGCGCGAGCGCGCCCGCATCCTCATGCGCATCGCCGACGTCGTCGCATCGCGCGACGCGGAGCTCGCCCAGTACGAGTCGTTCGACTCGGGCCTGCCCATCACGCAGGCGAAGGGCCAGGCGCAGCGCGCCGCCGAGAACTTCCGCTTCTTCGCCGACCTCATCGTCGCCCAGCGCGACGACGCCTACAAGGTGCCCGGGCAGCAGCTGAACTACGTCAACCGCAAGCCCAAGGGCGTCGCGGGCCTCATCACGCCGTGGAACACGCCCTTCATGCTCGAGTCGTGGAAGCTGGCGCCCGCGCTCGCCTCCGGCTGCACCGTCGTGCTGAAGCCCGCCGAGTTCACGCCCCTGTCTGCCTCGCTGTGGGCGGGCATCTTCGCCGAGGCGGGTCTGCCCGACGGCGTCTTCAACCTCGTGCACGGCATCGGCGAGGATGCGGGCGACGCGCTCGTGAAGCACCCCGACGTGCCGCTCATCTCGTTCACGGGCGAGTCGTCGACGGGCCAGCTGATCTTCCGCAACTGCGCCGAGCACCTCAAGGCCATGTCGATGGAGCTCGGCGGCAAGAGCCCGGCCGTCGTCTTCGCCGACGCCGACCTCGACGCCGCGATCGACTCCACGCTCTTCGGCGTCTTCTCGCTGAACGGCGAGCGCTGCACCGCAGGCAGCCGCATCCTCGTCGAGCGTGCCGTGTACGACGAGTTCGTCGAGCGCTACGCCGAGCGCGCGAAGCGCATCGTCGTGGGCGACCCGTCAGACCCCAGGACCGAGGTGGGCGCGCTCGTGCACCCCGAGCACTACGACAAGGTGATGTCGTACGTCGAGATCGGCAGGGGCGAGGGTCGCCTCGTCGCCGGCGGCGGCCGCCCCGAGGGCCTCGACACCGGCAACTACGTCGCGCCCACGGTGTTCGCCGACGTGCCACCGACCGCGAGGATCTTCCAGGAGGAGATCTTCGGCCCCGTCGTCGGCATCACGCCGTTCGACTCCGACGAGGAGGCGCTCACCCTCGCGAACGACACGCGCTACGGCCTCGCCGCCTACGTGTGGACGAACGACCTCACCCGCGCGCACACGTTCGCGCAGTCGATCGAGGCCGGCATGGTCTGGCTCAACAGCCACAACGTGCGCGACCTGCGCAGCCCATTCGGCGGCGTGAAGGCATCGGGCCTCGGCCACGAGGGCGGCTACCGCTCGCTCGACTTCTACTCCGACCAGCAGGCCGTGCACATCACGCTCGGCGACGTGCACACCGCTCGCTTCGGCGCCCACTGA
- a CDS encoding DoxX family protein, protein MRRAAKVLLGLALVGAGISHLTVARREFQAQVPAAIPMDADDVVVWSGVAEIALGSALVLAPARAERTVGTVAAGFFTAIFPGNVEQFADGRDGFGLDTDGKRFARLFFQPVLIAWALWSTHGPRR, encoded by the coding sequence ATGCGTCGCGCCGCCAAGGTCCTGCTCGGTCTCGCCCTCGTCGGGGCGGGCATCAGTCACCTCACGGTGGCCCGGCGCGAGTTCCAGGCGCAGGTGCCCGCCGCGATCCCGATGGATGCCGACGACGTCGTCGTGTGGTCGGGCGTCGCCGAGATCGCGCTCGGCAGCGCGCTCGTGCTCGCCCCGGCACGCGCCGAGCGCACCGTCGGCACGGTCGCGGCGGGGTTCTTCACCGCGATCTTCCCCGGCAACGTCGAGCAGTTCGCCGACGGCCGCGACGGCTTCGGGCTCGACACCGACGGCAAGCGCTTCGCGCGGCTGTTCTTCCAGCCGGTGCTCATTGCATGGGCGCTGTGGTCGACCCACGGCCCGCGCCGGTGA
- a CDS encoding LURP-one-related/scramblase family protein, producing MTDSQQYDRITVRQKLSLTVNRFEIRGGGKDGPILGIAQQKRLALKEQVTFFADEARTQPVFAFKARQIMDLGATYDITDGAGNPIGWFQKDFGKSLLRSTFNVGVPSQGLEGSGHERNQVLAILRRVIDIGWPMHFDFAANDGTPILSVERAWAVRDVYDVQLPAAPNGARLDWRVGAALAVGLDVLMQR from the coding sequence GTGACCGACTCCCAGCAGTACGACCGCATCACCGTCCGCCAGAAGCTCAGCCTCACGGTGAACCGCTTCGAGATCCGCGGAGGCGGCAAGGACGGGCCGATCCTCGGCATCGCCCAGCAGAAGCGCCTGGCGCTCAAGGAGCAGGTGACCTTCTTCGCCGACGAGGCGCGCACGCAGCCCGTGTTCGCGTTCAAGGCCCGCCAGATCATGGACCTCGGCGCCACCTACGACATCACCGACGGCGCCGGCAACCCCATCGGCTGGTTCCAGAAGGACTTCGGCAAGAGCCTGCTGCGCTCGACGTTCAACGTCGGCGTGCCGAGCCAGGGTCTCGAGGGATCGGGCCACGAGCGCAACCAGGTGCTCGCGATCCTTCGTCGCGTCATCGACATCGGTTGGCCGATGCACTTCGACTTCGCGGCCAACGACGGCACGCCGATCCTCTCGGTCGAGCGCGCGTGGGCGGTGCGCGACGTCTACGACGTGCAGCTGCCCGCCGCACCCAACGGCGCGCGCCTCGACTGGCGCGTCGGCGCGGCCCTCGCGGTGGGCCTCGACGTGCTGATGCAGCGCTGA
- a CDS encoding aminoglycoside phosphotransferase family protein, translating into MTDGRLTVDHRARWTSDAWRADMHAWIRDALAARGETVTAIAEHRVRIWSAVLRIETDAGVRWAKENHPGSASEMAATAIAHRVAPTLVLEPLAVDAARARMLTADAGLLHEGGEAPLATRIELAETAAALQRALVPHADELVAAGVPDIRPERLVEHLRERVAQAGALPVEHPLHLDAGARVRIAALEPRIHDLLAELADARVPASLEHDDLHLGNAFEVDGRIRIGDLGDAVVAHPFGTLRVMLGVARARDVPADDRARIRAAYLDGFADLADRATLERAADAAIALSGVQRWEAWWRLMRDAPVAAIDEYRPFVQPLLRTLGDVDAAIANH; encoded by the coding sequence GTGACGGACGGGCGCCTGACCGTCGACCATCGCGCGCGGTGGACGAGCGACGCCTGGCGCGCCGACATGCACGCCTGGATCCGCGACGCGCTCGCAGCCCGCGGCGAGACCGTGACCGCGATCGCCGAGCATCGCGTGCGCATCTGGTCGGCGGTGCTGCGCATCGAGACGGATGCGGGCGTGCGATGGGCGAAGGAGAACCACCCGGGGTCGGCGAGCGAGATGGCGGCGACGGCGATCGCGCATCGCGTCGCGCCGACGCTCGTGCTCGAGCCTCTCGCGGTCGACGCCGCCCGCGCGCGGATGCTCACGGCGGATGCTGGGCTGCTGCACGAGGGCGGCGAGGCGCCGCTCGCGACCCGCATCGAGCTCGCCGAGACCGCCGCGGCCCTGCAGCGCGCGCTCGTGCCGCACGCCGACGAGCTCGTCGCGGCGGGCGTGCCCGACATCCGACCCGAGCGGCTCGTCGAGCACCTGCGCGAGCGCGTGGCGCAGGCGGGCGCGCTGCCGGTCGAGCATCCGCTGCACCTCGACGCCGGCGCCCGTGTGCGCATCGCCGCGCTCGAGCCGCGCATCCACGACCTCCTCGCGGAGCTCGCCGACGCGCGCGTGCCTGCGAGCCTCGAGCACGACGACCTGCACCTCGGCAACGCGTTCGAGGTCGACGGACGCATCCGCATCGGCGACCTCGGCGATGCCGTGGTCGCGCATCCGTTCGGCACGCTGCGCGTCATGCTCGGCGTCGCCCGCGCTCGCGACGTGCCCGCCGACGATCGCGCCCGCATCCGCGCCGCCTACCTCGACGGGTTCGCCGACCTCGCCGACCGGGCGACGCTCGAGCGCGCTGCCGACGCGGCGATCGCCCTCTCGGGCGTGCAGCGGTGGGAGGCGTGGTGGCGCCTCATGCGCGACGCACCCGTCGCCGCGATCGACGAGTACCGCCCGTTCGTGCAGCCGCTGCTGCGCACGCTCGGCGACGTCGACGCCGCGATCGCGAACCACTGA